A genomic segment from Lignipirellula cremea encodes:
- a CDS encoding SMI1/KNR4 family protein — MATGPAAHQPAALDAIREIEEELGFDLPADYTAFLQRSNGFDIDVDPVVESRFRLHQIETIIDKSHGYGFDVRDQQIVVIGDDGGEHAYAIDFRFDPVQFVRVSYYDHDRRSFEYLGDSLEVFVRNVLEDTKLKKPKGLAKRKKKTELPNKVDRKRKPEDPGLALILKDHHSEVAEPAIFVKELGQFVFRGQNGSHVLDPDDGNPHPLPGEARRSYPPFAYNPPRNSLIGKVYEPEQHKWFVGEFDIESGERIGTFPDEPHVHSQLMQISPDGGSLVAAGRDFYLGLHDTEGAFGGLALFDTATRELRRRFFSWQDGTPGLTINADGLLVHVSTRREGDRAPFRSYREILFRSLETGDVVRKIELKESFPRYYWLRTTSSGRLLAVNGDHIVCEIHDDGGVTQPIGPRRLAETNSLALVGDDRLLIGTGAGSLHLLDLATGEQLWSARHRRGCCGCLCVSADNRWVLTGGLDAGPTRLWRLPD, encoded by the coding sequence ATGGCGACCGGACCGGCCGCGCACCAGCCCGCTGCCCTGGATGCAATCCGCGAGATCGAGGAGGAGCTTGGCTTCGACCTTCCGGCGGACTACACCGCCTTCCTCCAGCGATCCAACGGCTTTGACATCGACGTCGATCCTGTTGTCGAGAGTCGCTTTCGGCTCCACCAGATCGAGACGATCATCGACAAGTCGCACGGTTACGGATTCGATGTGCGAGATCAGCAGATCGTTGTCATCGGGGACGACGGCGGCGAACACGCCTATGCCATCGACTTCCGCTTCGACCCCGTGCAGTTCGTCCGCGTGAGCTACTACGACCACGACCGAAGGAGCTTCGAGTATCTCGGCGACTCGCTGGAAGTGTTTGTACGGAATGTGTTGGAAGATACGAAGCTGAAAAAGCCGAAGGGACTTGCGAAGCGGAAGAAGAAGACCGAACTGCCGAACAAGGTGGACCGGAAGCGGAAGCCGGAGGATCCCGGTCTCGCTCTGATCTTGAAAGACCACCACAGCGAGGTCGCCGAGCCCGCGATCTTCGTCAAAGAACTCGGCCAGTTCGTGTTCCGAGGTCAAAATGGGAGCCATGTTCTCGACCCGGACGACGGAAATCCCCATCCACTGCCTGGAGAGGCTCGCCGCAGCTATCCCCCGTTCGCCTACAATCCGCCGAGGAACTCGCTGATCGGCAAGGTCTATGAGCCAGAGCAACACAAGTGGTTCGTAGGTGAGTTCGACATCGAATCCGGCGAGAGGATCGGGACGTTCCCTGACGAGCCACACGTGCATAGTCAGCTAATGCAGATCAGTCCCGACGGAGGCTCCCTCGTGGCGGCGGGACGCGATTTCTATCTTGGGTTGCACGACACCGAAGGGGCGTTCGGCGGTCTTGCTCTCTTTGACACGGCAACCCGCGAACTCCGGCGCCGTTTCTTCTCGTGGCAGGACGGTACGCCTGGTCTTACGATCAACGCTGACGGGTTACTCGTTCACGTGAGCACGCGACGGGAAGGTGATCGTGCTCCGTTTCGCTCGTACCGCGAGATTCTGTTTCGCTCGCTTGAGACCGGGGATGTCGTACGCAAGATCGAACTCAAGGAAAGCTTCCCCCGCTACTACTGGCTGAGAACAACTTCCAGCGGTCGACTGCTGGCCGTCAATGGCGACCACATCGTCTGTGAGATTCACGACGATGGCGGGGTCACGCAACCCATCGGTCCGCGGCGGCTCGCCGAAACGAACAGCCTCGCACTTGTCGGCGACGATCGCCTGTTGATCGGCACGGGGGCCGGTTCTCTGCACCTGCTCGACCTGGCGACGGGCGAGCAACTGTGGAGCGCGCGGCACCGACGCGGATGCTGCGGGTGTCTTTGTGTTTCGGCTGACAATCGCTGGGTGCTGACTGGCGGTTTAGACGCCGGACCCACCCGACTGTGGCGGCTGCCGGATTGA
- a CDS encoding cupin domain-containing protein, which yields MTEPTFRKPHEGRTIAVVGDVYRFLATGDDTNGKYAMWEAIVPPGGGPPPHIHSREEESFYILEGEITFTVGEQKIVATAGAFANMPVGSLHSFKNETDKTARMILSVAPAGLEKMFFEVGVPLEEGSKDALPPTKEEIEKLLAVAPNYGVEIRAPGH from the coding sequence ATGACCGAACCAACCTTCCGCAAGCCTCACGAAGGCCGCACTATCGCCGTCGTCGGCGATGTGTACCGATTTCTGGCGACCGGCGACGACACCAACGGCAAGTACGCCATGTGGGAAGCGATCGTTCCTCCGGGCGGCGGTCCGCCTCCGCACATCCACAGCCGGGAGGAAGAGTCGTTCTACATCCTCGAAGGCGAGATCACCTTCACGGTCGGCGAGCAGAAGATCGTCGCCACCGCGGGCGCCTTCGCCAACATGCCGGTGGGCAGTCTACACAGCTTCAAGAACGAAACCGATAAGACCGCACGTATGATTCTCTCAGTGGCTCCTGCTGGCTTGGAGAAGATGTTTTTCGAGGTCGGCGTGCCGCTGGAAGAAGGTTCAAAAGATGCCCTGCCTCCGACGAAGGAAGAGATCGAAAAGTTGTTAGCCGTTGCGCCAAACTATGGGGTCGAGATCAGGGCGCCCGGGCATTGA
- a CDS encoding SGNH/GDSL hydrolase family protein: MRVLKLVILLLLVLLLGSPARAAEPLPRVRVLGDNAHRNMARSAASELEGKVTLVIPRMPVGDSGFAISQPGGMLAGEKWDVIYFNFGFADSHYKDPNTKAIRAMSKLAGGVRVATPQQYEKNLRAIVQQLKSTGAKLIWASTTPIPHASYDNLHDPGSEIEFNAISARVMNEQKISINDMHACVLASMDLIENKSDRTPFDFKGLSLHPPIAECILREQQIK; the protein is encoded by the coding sequence ATGAGGGTATTGAAGCTGGTCATTCTCCTGCTGCTGGTGCTCCTGCTCGGGTCGCCGGCAAGAGCCGCAGAACCCTTGCCGCGCGTGCGGGTTCTTGGCGATAACGCGCATCGCAATATGGCTCGATCCGCCGCCAGTGAGTTGGAGGGGAAAGTCACTTTGGTGATTCCCAGGATGCCGGTCGGCGACTCCGGCTTCGCCATCTCGCAGCCTGGTGGAATGCTCGCTGGCGAGAAGTGGGACGTGATCTACTTCAACTTCGGCTTCGCGGACTCGCACTACAAAGACCCCAACACGAAAGCCATTCGCGCGATGAGCAAACTCGCCGGCGGGGTGCGTGTTGCCACGCCACAGCAGTACGAAAAGAACCTGAGGGCGATTGTCCAGCAACTCAAATCAACGGGAGCCAAACTAATCTGGGCGAGCACCACGCCGATCCCGCATGCTTCTTACGACAATCTGCACGACCCCGGATCAGAGATCGAATTTAACGCCATCAGCGCCAGGGTCATGAACGAGCAAAAGATCTCGATCAACGACATGCACGCCTGCGTGCTTGCGAGCATGGACCTGATAGAGAACAAGAGTGATCGCACTCCCTTCGATTTCAAGGGACTCTCGCTTCATCCCCCGATTGCAGAATGCATCCTCCGCGAACAGCAGATAAAGTAA
- a CDS encoding glycerophosphodiester phosphodiesterase, whose product MTVCFKVLAYVLLLVAFHHCAAAQERPPLIVAHRGLLQHAPENTLANFRACFELRLGFEFDVQRTKDGSLVCIHDKTVNRTTNGTGNVAELTLEEIRQLDAGSWFDPKFAGEKVPTVEEVLKLIADHGQTEVLIAVDLKADAVQEEVVRMASQHKILHRLLFIGTTISDSFVRQDIRAASQAAQTAVVANKAGEFADALGTTEGDWVYFRFLPTGKQIEAVHQAGKRAFIAGATVSGNIPENWQQAAEAGIDGILTDYPMELAALLRRDRSQ is encoded by the coding sequence ATGACAGTCTGTTTCAAAGTTCTTGCGTATGTACTTCTGCTGGTTGCGTTCCACCACTGCGCCGCTGCGCAGGAACGACCGCCGCTGATCGTCGCTCACCGTGGGCTGCTCCAGCATGCGCCCGAAAACACCCTGGCAAATTTCCGAGCATGCTTTGAACTGCGTTTGGGTTTTGAGTTCGACGTCCAGCGAACCAAGGATGGGAGCCTGGTCTGTATTCACGATAAAACGGTAAATCGAACCACCAATGGAACAGGCAACGTGGCGGAATTGACGCTGGAGGAGATTCGCCAGCTGGATGCGGGTAGCTGGTTTGACCCAAAGTTCGCTGGCGAAAAGGTTCCGACTGTCGAAGAGGTCTTGAAGTTGATAGCCGATCATGGCCAGACAGAAGTCCTCATCGCCGTTGATTTGAAAGCTGATGCGGTTCAAGAGGAGGTTGTGCGCATGGCTTCGCAGCACAAAATACTTCACCGACTGCTCTTCATCGGCACGACGATCTCCGATTCTTTCGTGCGGCAAGACATCAGAGCCGCTTCCCAAGCGGCCCAAACTGCTGTCGTCGCCAACAAGGCGGGCGAGTTTGCGGATGCGCTGGGAACGACGGAGGGTGATTGGGTCTACTTTCGTTTTTTGCCAACGGGAAAGCAGATCGAAGCCGTCCACCAGGCAGGCAAGAGGGCGTTCATCGCCGGGGCGACCGTGAGCGGTAACATTCCTGAAAACTGGCAGCAGGCCGCAGAGGCAGGGATTGATGGTATTTTGACCGACTACCCCATGGAATTGGCGGCGTTGCTGAGGAGAGACCGAAGCCAATAG
- a CDS encoding universal stress protein, with protein MKRFKKILVATDTRFADHPIVQQAAEIALRNNASLKIVDVVPEFPWTVRMTLANHEHMRELIAQEKKTALEALAEPIRQTGVEVETQALLGKTSIEIIREVIRGGYDLVLRVAKGRESTHQGFFGNTGKRLLRKCPCAVWLVAAAAPAKFQQVLGCVDTSSGSEIDAELNDQVYELASSIGAFYGARFSLLHAWSIWNEQMIRTRMKPAEFEVLEKTNHDQIAALLDKFLETHGTNIRADNIQMVKGDPPAAIAEFVCDNHVDLVVMGTVARSGVTGMFMGNTAEQILDRIECSVLALKPSSFVSPIRLDD; from the coding sequence ATGAAACGCTTCAAAAAGATTCTTGTGGCCACCGATACGCGATTTGCGGATCACCCGATCGTCCAGCAAGCAGCGGAAATCGCTCTTCGCAACAACGCTTCGCTGAAGATTGTCGATGTGGTGCCGGAGTTTCCCTGGACGGTCCGAATGACCCTGGCGAATCATGAGCACATGCGGGAGCTCATCGCCCAAGAGAAGAAGACGGCGCTCGAAGCACTCGCGGAACCGATCCGTCAGACAGGCGTCGAGGTAGAAACCCAGGCGTTGCTGGGCAAAACGTCGATCGAAATTATTCGCGAGGTGATACGCGGCGGTTACGATCTCGTGCTGCGCGTGGCCAAGGGCCGCGAGAGCACGCATCAGGGGTTCTTTGGCAACACCGGCAAAAGATTGTTGCGGAAGTGTCCCTGCGCCGTATGGCTGGTGGCGGCCGCCGCGCCGGCGAAGTTCCAGCAAGTGCTGGGCTGTGTCGACACTTCATCTGGAAGCGAGATCGACGCGGAACTGAACGATCAGGTCTACGAACTGGCGTCCTCGATCGGCGCGTTTTATGGCGCCCGATTCTCCCTGCTTCATGCCTGGTCGATCTGGAATGAACAGATGATCAGGACCCGGATGAAGCCAGCGGAATTCGAAGTCCTGGAGAAAACGAACCACGATCAGATTGCAGCGCTGCTGGACAAGTTTCTGGAAACGCACGGGACCAACATCCGGGCGGACAACATCCAGATGGTCAAAGGCGACCCGCCGGCGGCGATTGCAGAATTCGTTTGCGACAACCACGTCGACCTGGTCGTCATGGGCACCGTGGCTCGATCCGGCGTGACGGGGATGTTCATGGGCAACACGGCTGAGCAGATACTGGACCGCATTGAATGCTCGGTGCTCGCGTTAAAACCCTCCAGCTTCGTTTCCCCCATTCGCCTGGACGATTGA
- a CDS encoding alpha/beta hydrolase family esterase, with protein sequence MKTSLLLILLLIGLMSPCSFCQEGPPKESPPKDQLEAISPGDHTRSLMMGELKRKYLVHVPQDYDPTKPAPVVLALHGAAMDGSMMVWFSGLNKKSDESGFIVVYPSGTGVGPFRTWNAGGFKGKMAEGKADDVTFIRSLLDDLAAVVNVDEKRVYACGMSNGGMMCYRLAAELSDRIAAIAPVAGTIAIEESKPQRPVPVIHFHGDKDNLVPFGKAQGKASTFIRFKTVEESLQTWMKLNACEEKPTTDTLSQDGDEMKVTRRRYQGGKDGSEVVLILIEGGGHTWPGQQPPVGFIGKSARNISANDLLWEFFQQHPMK encoded by the coding sequence ATGAAAACATCGTTGCTGCTCATTCTGCTCCTCATCGGGCTGATGTCCCCGTGTTCGTTCTGCCAGGAGGGACCGCCGAAAGAATCGCCGCCCAAAGACCAACTCGAAGCCATCAGCCCTGGCGATCACACCCGCAGCCTGATGATGGGCGAGCTGAAACGGAAATACCTGGTCCATGTCCCCCAGGACTACGATCCGACGAAGCCTGCGCCGGTCGTGCTGGCCCTGCACGGAGCGGCGATGGATGGCTCGATGATGGTGTGGTTCTCCGGCCTTAACAAAAAGTCCGATGAGTCCGGTTTCATCGTCGTCTATCCCAGCGGTACGGGCGTGGGGCCATTCCGCACGTGGAACGCGGGCGGTTTCAAGGGCAAGATGGCCGAGGGAAAGGCCGACGATGTCACCTTTATCCGTAGTTTGCTGGACGATCTCGCCGCCGTGGTCAACGTCGACGAGAAACGGGTTTACGCCTGTGGCATGAGCAATGGCGGCATGATGTGTTATCGGCTTGCCGCCGAACTCTCCGACCGAATCGCCGCCATCGCACCCGTGGCTGGGACCATCGCCATCGAGGAGAGTAAACCGCAGCGGCCTGTACCGGTCATTCACTTCCACGGCGACAAAGACAACCTTGTTCCCTTCGGGAAGGCGCAGGGGAAAGCGTCTACGTTCATCAGGTTCAAGACCGTGGAGGAATCGCTCCAGACCTGGATGAAGCTGAACGCTTGCGAAGAGAAGCCGACGACCGACACGCTTTCCCAGGATGGCGACGAGATGAAAGTGACGCGACGGCGTTACCAGGGCGGCAAGGACGGGTCCGAGGTGGTCCTGATCCTGATCGAAGGAGGCGGTCACACCTGGCCGGGACAGCAGCCCCCCGTGGGTTTCATCGGCAAGTCGGCCAGGAATATCTCAGCCAACGACCTGCTGTGGGAATTCTTCCAGCAGCATCCCATGAAGTGA